In one Curtobacterium citreum genomic region, the following are encoded:
- a CDS encoding inositol monophosphatase family protein — translation MTEPTPTVPPRTGRLRTELPCTDPPAPAVLRRAAEDAARAVAPSLLSAFRSDVVVHTKRDAHDVVTEHDRAAERALTGLLTTAVPGSTVLGEEGTVGPAPEGARVRWIVDPIDGTANFARGLAYWCVSIAAEVDGTVVAGVVLDPVADHAFGADDTGAFLDGRPMRSVSGPAQDATVLTSFPVQQDLELLGETAAFGLLRDLTLDFRHHHSTGSGALNLVHVAAGWSDVTLGFATHPWDVAAGALVLERAGGRFRGFRHGVPTDRAVDAEDYVAVGAGDPHERLVTRVAALSATVTRAG, via the coding sequence ATGACCGAACCCACCCCGACCGTGCCCCCTCGCACCGGGCGCCTCCGCACCGAACTCCCCTGCACCGACCCGCCGGCACCCGCCGTCCTCCGCCGCGCCGCCGAGGACGCCGCGCGCGCCGTCGCCCCGTCGCTCCTGAGTGCCTTCCGCTCCGACGTCGTCGTGCACACGAAGCGCGACGCTCACGACGTCGTGACCGAGCACGACCGGGCCGCCGAGCGTGCCCTGACCGGACTCCTGACGACGGCCGTCCCCGGGTCGACGGTCCTGGGCGAGGAGGGCACCGTCGGTCCCGCTCCCGAGGGCGCCCGGGTGCGCTGGATCGTCGACCCGATCGACGGCACCGCCAACTTCGCCCGGGGCCTGGCGTACTGGTGCGTCTCGATCGCGGCCGAGGTGGACGGGACGGTCGTCGCCGGCGTGGTGCTCGACCCCGTCGCGGACCACGCGTTCGGCGCGGACGACACCGGCGCGTTCCTGGACGGCCGACCGATGCGGTCCGTCTCGGGACCGGCGCAGGACGCCACGGTGCTGACGAGCTTCCCGGTGCAGCAGGACCTCGAGCTGCTCGGCGAGACCGCCGCGTTCGGCCTGCTCCGGGACCTGACCCTGGACTTCCGGCACCACCACAGCACCGGGAGCGGCGCGCTCAACCTGGTGCACGTCGCCGCCGGGTGGTCCGACGTCACGCTGGGCTTCGCGACGCACCCCTGGGACGTCGCCGCCGGCGCGCTGGTGCTCGAACGTGCCGGCGGTCGCTTCCGCGGCTTCCGCCACGGCGTCCCGACGGATCGCGCGGTCGACGCCGAGGACTACGTCGCGGTCGGGGCCGGCGACCCCCACGAGCGACTGGTCACCCGGGTCGCAGCCCTCTCCGCCACCGTCACCCGCGCGGGCTGA
- a CDS encoding DUF6457 domain-containing protein — translation MTTDDVLAAWTAELAEALGFPEDFTLDRDVVLDLARDAAHGVARPAAPLTTFLVGYAAGLRGGSTADVEAAAATATRAALARGADSSGTGSEPGTQPGTDASTASGTDAGAR, via the coding sequence ATGACCACAGACGACGTCCTCGCCGCATGGACCGCAGAGCTCGCCGAGGCGCTCGGGTTCCCCGAGGACTTCACGCTCGACCGCGACGTCGTGCTCGACCTCGCCCGGGACGCCGCGCACGGTGTCGCCCGGCCCGCCGCCCCGCTCACGACGTTCCTGGTCGGCTACGCCGCTGGGCTCCGGGGCGGCTCGACGGCGGACGTGGAGGCCGCTGCGGCGACCGCGACCCGCGCCGCCCTCGCCCGCGGAGCCGACAGCAGCGGTACGGGCAGCGAACCGGGCACGCAACCGGGCACCGACGCGAGCACCGCTTCCGGCACCGACGCCGGCGCCCGGTGA
- a CDS encoding LacI family DNA-binding transcriptional regulator, translated as MSGLHAVPTIHDVAALAGVSKSVVSRALAGAYGVAPATVERVKRAAVELGYVANANARGMSAHRTHTVGVFVRDAATPFYGHLLTAFQLQAAARGYRAVTATGAGSFPLAEERRALETLVSLRVEGLIVCSGALPVEDVLPFARRIPTVIAGRPERDPSVSSVYCDERGGGRALADHVADAGHVRVAVLTISAAGSLTQSARTDAMARRLRSRGVDVLRIRAEDHGNDPRALDSFVAAVISAGGVSAIMAPSDHYAVGVLEALRRRGLSAPQDFSVTGYDGIRPYDTELFGITSWRQPLDVIGTMAVDAVVDQVDASRANAAHVAVDGEFVPGRTLASA; from the coding sequence GTGAGCGGCCTGCACGCCGTGCCGACCATCCACGACGTGGCGGCGCTCGCCGGGGTGTCGAAGTCCGTCGTGTCCCGGGCGCTCGCCGGGGCGTACGGGGTGGCGCCGGCGACCGTCGAGCGGGTCAAGCGCGCCGCGGTCGAGCTCGGGTACGTCGCGAACGCGAACGCCCGCGGGATGTCCGCCCACCGCACGCACACGGTCGGGGTGTTCGTCCGCGACGCCGCGACGCCGTTCTACGGGCACCTGCTCACGGCGTTCCAGCTGCAGGCGGCGGCCCGCGGCTACCGGGCGGTCACTGCGACGGGCGCCGGGTCGTTCCCGCTCGCCGAGGAACGCCGCGCGCTCGAGACCCTCGTGTCGCTCCGGGTCGAGGGGCTCATCGTCTGCAGCGGCGCCCTGCCGGTGGAGGACGTCCTGCCGTTCGCCCGACGCATCCCCACGGTGATCGCCGGACGTCCGGAGCGCGACCCGTCGGTCAGCAGCGTCTACTGCGACGAGCGCGGCGGCGGCCGAGCACTCGCAGACCACGTCGCCGACGCCGGGCACGTGCGCGTCGCGGTGCTCACGATCAGCGCCGCGGGCTCCCTCACCCAGTCGGCCCGGACCGACGCGATGGCCCGACGGCTCCGGTCCCGCGGGGTCGACGTCCTGCGGATCCGTGCCGAGGACCACGGCAACGACCCCCGCGCGCTCGACTCGTTCGTCGCGGCCGTGATCTCGGCGGGCGGGGTGTCGGCGATCATGGCGCCGAGCGACCACTACGCCGTCGGGGTCCTCGAGGCACTGCGGCGCCGCGGGCTCTCGGCGCCGCAGGACTTCTCGGTCACGGGCTACGACGGCATCCGGCCGTACGACACGGAGCTGTTCGGGATCACCTCGTGGCGGCAGCCGCTCGACGTGATCGGCACGATGGCGGTCGACGCCGTCGTCGACCAGGTCGACGCCAGCCGGGCGAACGCCGCGCACGTCGCCGTCGACGGGGAGTTCGTCCCCGGCCGCACGCTCGCCAGCGCCTGA
- the mobA gene encoding molybdenum cofactor guanylyltransferase: protein MTTPGVQYDAVLLAGGRASRMSGIDKTALVADGLALSDHAVAAAARARSVVLVGLREGRTAPDGVVVTREEPPFGGPVAGIAAGLEAVPAPAPWTLVLACDLVRPERAVDALLRSADDTVDADGFVAVDEDGRRQPLLALYRSSALRDAVRALGDPTDAAVRRLTAGLRLVEVPLSGGLCADVDEPADAARVTGTSGLLD from the coding sequence ATGACCACCCCGGGCGTGCAGTACGACGCCGTCCTGCTCGCCGGGGGTCGGGCGTCGCGGATGAGCGGCATCGACAAGACGGCCCTGGTCGCCGACGGCCTGGCACTGTCGGACCACGCGGTCGCCGCGGCAGCCAGGGCCCGCAGCGTCGTGCTCGTCGGGCTCCGGGAGGGCCGGACCGCGCCGGACGGGGTCGTCGTCACGCGCGAGGAACCGCCGTTCGGCGGACCGGTGGCCGGGATCGCCGCGGGGCTCGAGGCGGTCCCCGCGCCCGCGCCGTGGACGCTCGTGCTCGCGTGCGACCTCGTGCGGCCCGAGCGGGCGGTCGACGCGCTGCTGCGGTCGGCGGACGACACCGTCGACGCCGACGGCTTCGTCGCCGTGGACGAGGACGGGCGTCGGCAGCCACTCCTCGCCCTCTACCGGTCGTCCGCACTGCGTGACGCCGTCCGGGCGCTCGGCGACCCGACCGACGCTGCCGTGCGGCGACTGACCGCGGGGCTCCGGCTCGTCGAGGTGCCGCTGTCCGGCGGTCTCTGTGCGGACGTGGACGAACCGGCGGACGCCGCCCGGGTCACGGGGACGAGCGGGCTGCTTGACTGA
- a CDS encoding molybdopterin molybdotransferase MoeA, with protein sequence MTAVLLPWQAARAEAHRQGVRLTADLAASGPGFGSDPLRLDLAAAIGRTLVGDLVAPGDVPGHDGAAMDGWAVAGDGPWTLGAGIVAGAVPSTETLAAGHARPITTGAPVPPGTTAVVRSEDAAVDADGRLVRHTPSDRRHVRPAGEEVARHSTLFPAGTVLTPPRAALAAASGVDDVLVAPAPTARVAVLGDEIVGAGVPRPGQVRDVFTHTLPTVLRAFGADPVAAERVSDDADATARVLDGAQERIVVTTGGTAGSSTDHVRGALARIGAELLVDRVAVRPGRPMLLARRGATVYLCLPGNPMAAMVGAVLLGGPLVAGVLGRAPEPTGSVRLAVDVPNERPDDLVLAYRDTPGGAVPAAHQTSAMLRGLADADGLMVVASGGRVAGEAVPPVRLPWTR encoded by the coding sequence GTGACGGCGGTCCTGCTCCCCTGGCAGGCCGCGCGCGCCGAGGCGCACCGGCAGGGCGTCCGACTGACGGCGGACCTCGCGGCGTCCGGCCCCGGGTTCGGGTCGGATCCCCTGCGACTCGACCTCGCGGCGGCGATCGGCCGGACGCTCGTCGGGGACCTCGTCGCCCCGGGGGACGTCCCCGGCCACGACGGGGCCGCGATGGACGGGTGGGCGGTCGCGGGCGACGGGCCGTGGACGCTCGGCGCGGGCATCGTCGCGGGGGCCGTGCCGTCGACGGAAACCCTGGCCGCCGGGCACGCACGCCCGATCACGACCGGTGCACCGGTGCCGCCCGGGACGACCGCCGTGGTGCGCTCGGAGGACGCCGCGGTCGACGCCGACGGCCGGCTCGTCCGGCACACCCCCTCGGACCGCCGCCACGTCCGTCCCGCCGGCGAGGAGGTCGCCCGGCACAGCACGCTGTTCCCCGCGGGCACGGTGCTGACCCCGCCGCGGGCGGCCCTCGCGGCGGCGTCCGGCGTCGACGACGTGCTCGTCGCGCCGGCCCCGACGGCCCGGGTCGCGGTGCTCGGCGACGAGATCGTCGGCGCGGGCGTCCCACGCCCCGGCCAGGTCCGCGACGTGTTCACCCACACGCTGCCGACCGTGCTCCGGGCCTTCGGGGCCGACCCCGTCGCAGCCGAGCGCGTGTCCGACGACGCCGACGCCACCGCCCGCGTGCTCGACGGCGCGCAGGAGCGGATCGTCGTCACGACCGGCGGCACGGCGGGGTCCTCGACGGACCACGTCCGCGGCGCGCTCGCCCGGATCGGCGCCGAGCTGCTGGTCGACCGGGTCGCCGTCCGCCCCGGTCGGCCGATGCTCCTCGCCCGTCGCGGGGCGACCGTCTACCTGTGCCTGCCGGGCAACCCGATGGCGGCGATGGTCGGGGCGGTGCTGCTCGGCGGCCCGCTCGTCGCGGGCGTGCTCGGACGCGCACCGGAGCCGACGGGGTCCGTCCGACTGGCCGTCGACGTCCCGAACGAACGGCCGGATGACCTCGTCCTCGCGTACCGGGACACTCCAGGGGGAGCCGTGCCGGCCGCGCACCAGACGTCGGCGATGCTCCGGGGCCTGGCCGACGCCGACGGACTGATGGTCGTCGCGTCCGGGGGCCGCGTGGCGGGCGAGGCCGTGCCTCCCGTCCGGCTGCCGTGGACCCGGTGA
- a CDS encoding 2'-5' RNA ligase family protein, producing MPTPTTLDTSAATAPAVTAKGARDDSDPYRYGVYLRPDPRTCRAVTVVTDQLRAQYGLVSSGAFPPHATLIGSQPFGSAESEVIDALTALLDGRPGFPVHNAGVREQGIGYVYDVATNPDGSRNTAFDQLAIDVDAAVAPFRRSMNAPLPNDHDPERYRPHLSLASHDLYVRPDLHDEVGEFIRGLDVPVPSDFVGDTVVLCRTASPDWTGRWWQTMTWEHVRTWKLRTP from the coding sequence ATGCCGACCCCCACCACCCTCGACACCTCTGCGGCGACCGCCCCCGCCGTCACCGCCAAGGGCGCCCGCGACGACAGCGACCCCTACCGCTACGGCGTCTACCTGCGTCCAGACCCCCGGACCTGCCGCGCGGTCACCGTCGTCACCGACCAGCTCCGCGCCCAGTACGGCCTGGTGTCCTCCGGCGCGTTCCCGCCCCACGCCACCCTGATCGGCAGCCAGCCGTTCGGGTCCGCCGAGTCCGAGGTGATCGACGCCCTCACCGCGCTGCTCGACGGTCGACCCGGCTTCCCGGTGCACAACGCCGGGGTCCGCGAGCAGGGCATCGGCTACGTGTACGACGTCGCCACGAACCCGGACGGTTCGCGGAACACCGCGTTCGACCAGCTCGCGATCGACGTCGACGCGGCCGTGGCCCCGTTCCGCCGGTCGATGAACGCGCCGCTGCCGAACGACCACGACCCGGAGCGCTACCGCCCGCACCTGTCGCTCGCGTCGCACGACCTGTACGTCCGGCCGGACCTGCACGACGAGGTCGGCGAGTTCATCCGCGGCCTCGACGTCCCGGTGCCGTCGGACTTCGTCGGCGACACCGTCGTGCTCTGCCGCACCGCGAGCCCCGACTGGACGGGGCGCTGGTGGCAGACGATGACGTGGGAGCACGTCCGCACCTGGAAGCTCCGCACGCCGTGA
- a CDS encoding LacI family DNA-binding transcriptional regulator, whose amino-acid sequence MTATLRDVARRTGMSRSLVSLALRGDDGVSAPRRELAVRAADELGLPVGSLARRRAAGAPLVLGLLLTERANPFHAEVLRSAQATADTLGFALRVVDAFRDDDRLVSGLEALHTSAGSADGVLGVAVVSSRLPPAALAAAAADLPVAVLGSAGEALAGRGVDTVRSDEESGMRELVLHLAAAGHVRTCFVGETEHPSTTRRGRAYGAAVALLPTDGRAEDVGSLVADPARIARLLGDGVTAFVTANDATAARLVSAAAGVGLRLPGIASVTGFDGTALAGRLDLTTVDQPRARMGARVVELVVERLRGRRVERHEVLPTRLEQRGSVRAAPLVLSPRG is encoded by the coding sequence GTGACCGCGACGCTGCGCGACGTCGCGCGCCGGACCGGCATGTCCCGCTCGCTCGTGTCGCTCGCCCTGCGGGGCGACGACGGCGTGTCCGCACCACGTCGGGAACTGGCCGTGCGCGCCGCGGACGAGCTGGGCCTCCCGGTCGGGTCGCTGGCGCGACGTCGCGCAGCCGGCGCACCGCTCGTGCTGGGCCTCCTGCTGACCGAGCGGGCCAACCCGTTCCACGCGGAGGTCCTGCGCAGCGCGCAGGCCACCGCGGACACCCTGGGGTTCGCGCTCCGGGTCGTCGATGCGTTCCGTGACGACGACCGCCTGGTATCCGGCCTGGAGGCACTGCACACGTCCGCCGGGTCGGCCGACGGGGTGCTCGGGGTCGCGGTGGTCAGCAGCCGGCTCCCGCCAGCCGCGCTCGCCGCGGCCGCGGCGGACCTGCCGGTCGCGGTCCTCGGGTCGGCCGGCGAGGCGCTCGCCGGCCGCGGGGTGGACACGGTCCGCTCGGACGAGGAGTCCGGGATGCGGGAGCTCGTGCTGCACCTGGCGGCGGCGGGCCACGTGCGCACGTGCTTCGTCGGCGAGACCGAGCACCCGTCGACCACCAGGCGCGGGCGGGCGTACGGCGCGGCCGTGGCGCTGCTGCCGACCGACGGCCGCGCCGAGGACGTCGGGTCGCTCGTCGCCGACCCGGCGCGGATCGCCCGACTGCTCGGCGACGGGGTGACGGCGTTCGTGACCGCCAACGACGCGACGGCCGCGCGGCTGGTCTCCGCGGCCGCCGGTGTCGGCCTCCGGTTGCCGGGCATCGCTTCGGTGACGGGGTTCGACGGGACCGCCCTCGCCGGGCGGCTCGACCTGACGACCGTCGACCAACCGCGTGCCCGGATGGGTGCCCGCGTGGTGGAGCTCGTCGTCGAGCGGCTCCGCGGGCGCCGGGTCGAGCGGCACGAGGTGCTCCCGACCCGGCTCGAGCAGCGGGGGTCCGTCCGTGCGGCCCCGCTCGTCCTCAGCCCGCGCGGGTGA
- a CDS encoding carbohydrate ABC transporter permease: MTVSVRPGLVAGRQRSAPATRSWHRADRRVGVVLLLPALLVFAVFVFWPLGRVLLLSTQGTDIFGQPAGSVGLQNYVRTLTDPAFGRTMLNTAVFCAGVVAARVVFGLLIVVPLTAKLRGMPVYRALLTSPMVVSVSAASVAFAAMLAPGTGLVDTVVQQFGGTPVPWLTSTHWALFSVIVVTAWGSLGFTVLLLLGAFGAIDPEVVEAAQLDGAGPLRAFWSVSLPLVTPTLFFVVVTGTVEALTTFGQIQILTGGGPADSSKTLVYAIYQQAFGSASANFGLAAALGVVLFLLVLALSLVQFGVLEKRVHY; encoded by the coding sequence ATGACGGTCTCCGTCCGGCCCGGCCTCGTCGCCGGTCGCCAGCGGTCCGCCCCGGCCACCCGCTCCTGGCACCGAGCCGACCGACGCGTCGGCGTCGTGCTGCTCCTGCCCGCGCTGCTCGTCTTCGCGGTCTTCGTCTTCTGGCCGCTCGGCCGGGTGCTCCTCCTCAGCACGCAGGGCACCGACATCTTCGGGCAGCCCGCCGGCTCGGTCGGCCTGCAGAACTACGTCAGGACCCTCACCGACCCGGCGTTCGGTCGGACGATGCTCAACACCGCGGTGTTCTGCGCCGGGGTCGTCGCCGCCCGGGTGGTGTTCGGGCTGCTCATCGTGGTGCCGCTCACCGCGAAGCTCCGCGGCATGCCGGTCTACCGGGCGCTCCTGACGTCCCCGATGGTCGTCTCGGTGTCGGCCGCGTCCGTCGCCTTCGCCGCGATGCTCGCGCCGGGGACCGGTCTCGTCGACACCGTCGTGCAGCAGTTCGGCGGGACCCCGGTGCCGTGGCTGACGAGCACACACTGGGCGCTGTTCAGCGTGATCGTCGTCACCGCGTGGGGGTCGCTCGGCTTCACCGTCCTGCTGCTCCTCGGGGCGTTCGGGGCGATCGACCCCGAGGTCGTCGAGGCGGCCCAGCTCGACGGTGCCGGACCCCTCCGGGCGTTCTGGTCGGTGTCGCTGCCGCTCGTCACGCCGACGCTGTTCTTCGTCGTCGTCACCGGCACGGTCGAGGCCCTGACGACGTTCGGGCAGATCCAGATCCTGACCGGCGGGGGACCGGCGGACTCGTCGAAGACCCTCGTCTACGCGATCTACCAGCAGGCGTTCGGGTCGGCGAGCGCCAACTTCGGGCTCGCCGCCGCCCTCGGGGTCGTGCTCTTCCTGCTCGTCCTCGCGCTGTCGCTCGTACAGTTCGGCGTGCTCGAGAAGCGGGTGCACTACTGA
- the fdhD gene encoding formate dehydrogenase accessory sulfurtransferase FdhD — translation MSRITARKRVTRITVATSRSVRDDLLAVEEPLEIRVGGNSLAITMRTPGNDVDLAAGFLVSEGVIARGEDFAAARYCAGATDEGLNTYNLLDVTLAAGVPAPDPSLERAFYTTSSCGLCGKASIDAVRTTSQHAVHHDDLVLDPALLATFPDRLRAAQDMFEKTGGLHAAALFDGRSGEMLVLREDVGRHNAVDKVVGWAVKEGRLPLSGTVLMVSGRASFELTQKASMAGIPVLAAVSAPSSLAVDLAKEVGITIIGFLRGQSMVVYSRPERIVEPATAPRETVSAP, via the coding sequence ATGAGCCGGATCACGGCGCGGAAGCGCGTCACCCGCATCACCGTCGCGACGTCCCGGTCGGTGCGTGACGACCTGCTCGCCGTCGAGGAACCGCTGGAGATCCGCGTCGGCGGGAACTCGCTCGCGATCACGATGCGGACGCCGGGCAACGACGTCGACCTGGCGGCGGGGTTCCTGGTGTCCGAGGGGGTCATCGCCCGGGGCGAGGACTTCGCCGCCGCGCGGTACTGCGCGGGTGCCACGGACGAGGGCCTGAACACCTACAACCTGCTCGACGTCACGCTCGCGGCGGGCGTCCCCGCCCCGGACCCCAGCCTGGAACGGGCGTTCTACACGACGAGCTCCTGCGGGCTGTGCGGCAAGGCGAGCATCGACGCAGTCCGGACGACCTCGCAGCACGCGGTGCACCACGACGACCTGGTGCTCGACCCGGCGCTCCTCGCGACGTTCCCCGACCGGCTCCGGGCGGCGCAGGACATGTTCGAGAAGACCGGTGGGCTGCACGCCGCGGCGCTGTTCGACGGGCGGAGCGGCGAGATGCTCGTCCTCCGCGAGGACGTCGGGCGCCACAACGCGGTCGACAAGGTCGTCGGGTGGGCGGTCAAGGAAGGCAGACTGCCCCTGAGCGGCACCGTCCTGATGGTGTCGGGCCGCGCGAGCTTCGAGTTGACACAGAAGGCGTCGATGGCAGGGATCCCGGTCCTGGCGGCGGTGTCGGCACCCTCGTCGCTCGCCGTCGACCTGGCGAAGGAGGTCGGCATCACGATCATCGGCTTCCTGCGCGGCCAGAGCATGGTCGTCTACAGCCGGCCCGAGCGGATCGTCGAACCAGCAACCGCCCCTCGAGAGACAGTGAGCGCCCCGTGA